Part of the Natronobacterium gregoryi SP2 genome, TGACGCCGTACATCGACTTCGATGCGTGGCCAAACACCAGTCCGATCGATGCGAGACCGAGTATCAGAGTGAGGTAGCCGGGAACGGAACTGCGAAACACCCACCGCAGGAATCCGATCGTTCGTCCCTCGTACGAGCCCATATCACTGGGTTCGTGGCCACTCTCAAAAAGCATCCGTCCTGTTCCCACGCCCCTGGTAGACTCTGCCAGTCCTATGTATGGCCCATCTTCATAAAAGCCTTGTATTTTACAGATGTACCGCTGTAACTCCCTAATAAAAGTATATCCTTCATATGGCCCGTTAGTGGTGTGTCGGTGGCCTACAGCTCCGACCGAATCGGCGGGGGTTCCACAACTATTAGGCTCTCCCCTCGCCAACGCGGCGGTATGAAAGAGCTGTTCGAAAAAGCGGCCCGGGGCGAACCGACCGAACGGCCACCCGTCTGGATGATGCGCCAGGCCGGCCGCTATCTCCCCGAGTACCGCGAACTGCGGGAAGACTACACGTTTCTCGAGGCCATCTCGACCCCAGAAGTCGCCGCCGAGATCAGCCTCCAGCCCTGGGAGCGGTTCCAGCCCGACGGAATCGTCATGTACTCGGACATTCTGACGGTACTCGAGCCGCTTGACTTTTCGTACCACCTCGAGTCCGGCGTCGGCCCGGTCGTCGAGAACCCGGTCGACGAGCCGGGAGACACCGAACGCGAACAGGGCGACGTCCGCGACGAACTGTGGTACGTCGGCGACCTGCTCGAGCGACTCTCGGCCGAACTGGGCGACCGGGCCGCAGTCCTCGGCTTCGCCGGCGGCCCGTTTACGCTCGCGGCGTACGTCTGTGAAGGGACGCCCTCTCGCTCGTTTATGCAAGTCCGACGGCTTCGTGCAGAACACCCCGAGGCGTTCGAGCGGTTGCTCGAGGCTTTTACCGACGTACTGGTGGAGTACGTCGAGTTCCAGGTCGAGTCGGGGGCAGACGCGATTCAGTTGTTCGACACCTACGCCGGCTTGCTCTCGCCCACCGACTACCGGGAGCTCCTGTTGCCCTACCATCGAGAGGTCCTCGAGACAGTCGACGTCCCGACTATTATGTTCGCACGCAACGTAGGCGGCAACCTCGGTCTGCTAGAAGACAGTGGAGCCGACGTCGTCGGACTCGACTGGACGGTCGACCTCGAGACGGCTCGCGAGGAACTCGGCGACGTGGCGATTCAGGGGAACCTCGACCCTGCACTACTGTACGGTGACTCCGACACGGTTCGGGAACGAACGCGAGACGTCATCGACGCGGCAGGCGACGCCGGCCACATCCTCAACCTCGGCCACGGCGTCGACCGGAACACACCCGTCGAGAACGTCGAGGCGTTCTTCGAGACGGCGAAAAAGGTAGCGTAGGCGTTACTGCGGCGGGAGGCCAGCGTTCATACAGTACGTCCCTGGCTCGTCCCGGCACTGACACTGCCGAAGCTGATAGTAGTCGGGTTCGAACCCGGAGAGGAACGGCTCGACGAGGTCGGCAAGCAGGCCAGGAAACCGTGGATCGTCGTGTGGGACCGGCACC contains:
- the hemE gene encoding uroporphyrinogen decarboxylase yields the protein MKELFEKAARGEPTERPPVWMMRQAGRYLPEYRELREDYTFLEAISTPEVAAEISLQPWERFQPDGIVMYSDILTVLEPLDFSYHLESGVGPVVENPVDEPGDTEREQGDVRDELWYVGDLLERLSAELGDRAAVLGFAGGPFTLAAYVCEGTPSRSFMQVRRLRAEHPEAFERLLEAFTDVLVEYVEFQVESGADAIQLFDTYAGLLSPTDYRELLLPYHREVLETVDVPTIMFARNVGGNLGLLEDSGADVVGLDWTVDLETAREELGDVAIQGNLDPALLYGDSDTVRERTRDVIDAAGDAGHILNLGHGVDRNTPVENVEAFFETAKKVA